A portion of the Juglans microcarpa x Juglans regia isolate MS1-56 chromosome 1D, Jm3101_v1.0, whole genome shotgun sequence genome contains these proteins:
- the LOC121241493 gene encoding transcription factor bHLH67-like isoform X1 — protein MERLHGPINSSYFEEHPDATCVEQEFFTTESLKFDEFEEQQYFSTPMLEDNMPFLQMLQSVGPPRFLPIKEPSFQTLLRLQHLKKPWDGYSYIPEMETQIQSLEFESCITNDVMELHSPVKSETMDLQHSRLEGGSSDCNQDQPSSTENHCIEGNSASPPPWANPQSWPKQITHFPKSLPATRERRKRKRIRPTKNKEDVESQRMTHIAVERNRRRQMNDHLNVLRSLMPTSYIQRGDQASIIGGAIDFVKELEQLLHSLEAKKRVRKTQQGAEAFPPNGLLTSPQSVIGSEEGHCGEEVKAENKSDLAEIKVTVIQTHVSLKIQGQRRPGQLLKTIVALEDLRLTVLHLNITSTEDSVFYSFNLRIEEECKLGSANEIASAVHRILSFINGS, from the exons ATGGAGAGGCTTCATGGACCCATTAATTCCTCT TACTTTGAGGAACATCCCGATGCAACTTGTGTAGAGCAAGAATTTTTCACTACAGAGAGCTTGAAGTTTGATGAGTTTGAGGAACAACAATACTTTTCCACCCCAATGTTGGAGGACAACATGCCTTTTCTTCAGATGCTACAGAGCGTGGGACCCCCGCGTTTCTTGCCCATCAAGGAGCCCAGTTTCCAGACACTGTTGAGATTACAGCACCTTAAGAAGCCTTGGGATGGTTACAGCTACATCCCTGAAATGGAAACCCAAATTCAGTCCCTAGAGTTTGAGAGCTGCATCACCAATGACGTTATGGAGCTGCATTCACCCGTCAAATCCGAGACCATGGACCTTCAACACTCACGTCTCGAGGGTGGGAGCTCAGACTGCAACCAAGACCAACCCAGCTCAACAGAAAACCATTGCATAGAAGGTAACTCAGCCTCTCCGCCTCCTTGGGCTAATCCACAATCGTGGCCTAAGCAAATTACCCACTTCCCCAAATCTCTTCCAGCCACCCGGGAACGAAGAAAGCGAAAGCGAATAAGGCCAACAAAGAACAAAGAAGATGTCGAGAGCCAGCGCATGACCCACATTGCTGTGGAACGCAACCGGAGACGCCAAATGAATGACCATCTCAACGTCCTCAGGTCCCTCATGCCCACATCCTATATTCAAAGG ggtGACCAAGCGTCCATTATTGGAGGTGCAATAGACTTTGTGAAGGAATTGGAGCAGTTACTTCATTCCCTCGAGgcaaaaaagagagtgagaaaaACCCAACAAGGCGCCGAGGCTTTTCCACCCAACGGGTTGCTTACATCGCCGCAAAGTGTTATTGGGTCGGAGGAGGGCCATTGTGGTGAAGAGGTGAAGGCGGAGAACAAGTCTGACTTGGCCGAGATAAAGGTGACTGTGATTCAAACGCATGTGAGCTTGAAAATTCAGGGCCAAAGGAGGCCGGGGCAGTTGCTGAAAACCATTGTTGCATTGGAGGATCTTCGGCTAACTGTTTTGCACCTTAACATCACCTCTACAGAGGACTCAGTTTTTTACTCTTTCAATCTCAGG ATAGAGGAAGAGTGTAAGTTGGGATCTGCTAATGAGATTGCATCGGCAGTGCATAGGATACTGAGCTTCATCAACGGTAGCTGA
- the LOC121241493 gene encoding transcription factor bHLH67-like isoform X2 gives MERLHGPINSSYFEEHPDATCVEQEFFTTESLKFDEFEEQQYFSTPMLEDNMPFLQMLQSVGPPRFLPIKEPSFQTLLRLQHLKKPWDGYSYIPEMETQIQSLEFESCITNDVMELHSPVKSETMDLQHSRLEGGSSDCNQDQPSSTENHCIEATRERRKRKRIRPTKNKEDVESQRMTHIAVERNRRRQMNDHLNVLRSLMPTSYIQRGDQASIIGGAIDFVKELEQLLHSLEAKKRVRKTQQGAEAFPPNGLLTSPQSVIGSEEGHCGEEVKAENKSDLAEIKVTVIQTHVSLKIQGQRRPGQLLKTIVALEDLRLTVLHLNITSTEDSVFYSFNLRIEEECKLGSANEIASAVHRILSFINGS, from the exons ATGGAGAGGCTTCATGGACCCATTAATTCCTCT TACTTTGAGGAACATCCCGATGCAACTTGTGTAGAGCAAGAATTTTTCACTACAGAGAGCTTGAAGTTTGATGAGTTTGAGGAACAACAATACTTTTCCACCCCAATGTTGGAGGACAACATGCCTTTTCTTCAGATGCTACAGAGCGTGGGACCCCCGCGTTTCTTGCCCATCAAGGAGCCCAGTTTCCAGACACTGTTGAGATTACAGCACCTTAAGAAGCCTTGGGATGGTTACAGCTACATCCCTGAAATGGAAACCCAAATTCAGTCCCTAGAGTTTGAGAGCTGCATCACCAATGACGTTATGGAGCTGCATTCACCCGTCAAATCCGAGACCATGGACCTTCAACACTCACGTCTCGAGGGTGGGAGCTCAGACTGCAACCAAGACCAACCCAGCTCAACAGAAAACCATTGCATAGAAG CCACCCGGGAACGAAGAAAGCGAAAGCGAATAAGGCCAACAAAGAACAAAGAAGATGTCGAGAGCCAGCGCATGACCCACATTGCTGTGGAACGCAACCGGAGACGCCAAATGAATGACCATCTCAACGTCCTCAGGTCCCTCATGCCCACATCCTATATTCAAAGG ggtGACCAAGCGTCCATTATTGGAGGTGCAATAGACTTTGTGAAGGAATTGGAGCAGTTACTTCATTCCCTCGAGgcaaaaaagagagtgagaaaaACCCAACAAGGCGCCGAGGCTTTTCCACCCAACGGGTTGCTTACATCGCCGCAAAGTGTTATTGGGTCGGAGGAGGGCCATTGTGGTGAAGAGGTGAAGGCGGAGAACAAGTCTGACTTGGCCGAGATAAAGGTGACTGTGATTCAAACGCATGTGAGCTTGAAAATTCAGGGCCAAAGGAGGCCGGGGCAGTTGCTGAAAACCATTGTTGCATTGGAGGATCTTCGGCTAACTGTTTTGCACCTTAACATCACCTCTACAGAGGACTCAGTTTTTTACTCTTTCAATCTCAGG ATAGAGGAAGAGTGTAAGTTGGGATCTGCTAATGAGATTGCATCGGCAGTGCATAGGATACTGAGCTTCATCAACGGTAGCTGA